One Desulfomicrobium apsheronum genomic window carries:
- a CDS encoding Tim44 domain-containing protein — MNSNSSSAAALPFPLAYLFFPLFALALCFAWPDIADAKRMGGGGSFGSKSSYNKSYAKPADKSPGMTQQATPASPSRFGGLGGMFGGLLMGGLLGSMLFGGGFAGPGMLDMLLLAAGGFLLFKFIRSRRAATANSAPYAFQGAGTEHTTASGGGWGQRLEPQAQQAPVLPKDIDEQEFLSGAKALYVRLQGSWDRRDIDDIRQFTSPEVHAEIARQATDDPTPGRTEILMVDARILESRTEGQETVISVLFDALLREDGPGAPSEQIREMWHIRRDESSASAQWTLEGIQQLEV, encoded by the coding sequence CCTATCTCTTTTTTCCCCTCTTCGCCCTGGCACTCTGCTTCGCCTGGCCCGACATTGCGGATGCCAAACGAATGGGCGGAGGCGGCTCCTTCGGCAGCAAGTCCTCGTACAACAAGAGCTACGCGAAACCAGCGGATAAAAGCCCCGGCATGACGCAGCAGGCCACGCCCGCCTCGCCTTCGCGTTTCGGCGGCCTCGGAGGCATGTTCGGCGGCCTGCTGATGGGCGGACTGCTCGGTTCCATGCTCTTCGGCGGCGGCTTCGCCGGCCCCGGCATGCTCGACATGCTGCTCCTGGCCGCAGGCGGCTTCCTGCTCTTCAAGTTCATCAGATCGAGACGCGCCGCCACGGCAAACTCCGCCCCGTACGCCTTCCAGGGGGCCGGGACCGAGCACACGACGGCATCCGGCGGCGGCTGGGGCCAGCGCCTGGAGCCCCAGGCCCAGCAAGCCCCCGTGCTGCCGAAGGATATTGACGAGCAGGAATTCCTGTCGGGCGCCAAGGCCCTCTACGTCCGCCTGCAAGGTTCCTGGGACCGCCGCGACATCGACGACATCCGCCAGTTCACAAGCCCCGAGGTGCACGCGGAAATCGCCCGCCAGGCCACGGACGACCCCACCCCGGGCCGCACGGAAATCCTGATGGTCGACGCGCGCATCCTGGAATCCCGCACCGAAGGCCAGGAAACCGTAATCAGCGTCCTCTTCGACGCCCTGCTCCGCGAAGACGGCCCGGGCGCGCCTTCGGAACAAATCCGCGAGATGTGGCACATCCGCCGCGACGAAAGCTCGGCCTCCGCGCAGTGGACGCTGGAAGGGATACAGCAGCTTGAAGTGTAA
- a CDS encoding methyl-accepting chemotaxis protein, whose translation MYTVRKGENGEVIFVGDAEESEEDKSHIGEVYEDVSPLMKKAVMGGLPGPAVENEFYEDQWGTFLSAYAPIFTADGQMDGVLGVDISLEDVNIMSRALLGRMGLSFTVITAIMIPAILLFSRGMVRPIKTCVAFTDHLAHGDFSREVPEELRRRGDELGDLARSYQTMIGNNRNLIQSLNVGIQTVSASVESLTAFSEKSSHSVHTLAEKSSTATAAADELSKDTVAVAGSMQQTSANLDSVAAATEEMTSTIAEIAENTEHARTTTDQFSRQVESFATLLHDLGASAQDIGKVTEAISGISSQTNLLALNATIEAARAGEAGRGFAVVANEIKELAKQTAEATDDIRIKIGGIQNVAGNAVQDMDEIVLAIRELSTFVSTIAAAIEQQSAVTRELAANISEATGGVQDTNALASEMSQASERIAADIAGVDAVAVVIRSGCLELQNNVGDLSTLAGQLQALMGRFKA comes from the coding sequence GTGTACACGGTACGCAAGGGGGAAAACGGCGAAGTGATCTTTGTCGGTGATGCGGAGGAGAGCGAGGAGGATAAATCCCATATCGGAGAGGTTTACGAAGACGTTTCGCCACTGATGAAAAAGGCCGTGATGGGAGGGCTGCCCGGTCCAGCCGTGGAGAACGAATTCTACGAGGATCAATGGGGTACGTTTCTGAGCGCTTACGCTCCCATATTCACGGCTGACGGGCAAATGGACGGAGTGCTGGGAGTGGACATCTCCTTGGAGGACGTCAATATCATGTCCCGCGCCTTGCTGGGACGCATGGGCCTGTCTTTCACGGTCATCACCGCCATCATGATACCAGCCATCCTCCTTTTTTCACGAGGCATGGTCCGGCCGATCAAGACTTGCGTGGCCTTCACCGACCATTTGGCCCATGGTGATTTTTCCCGCGAAGTGCCAGAAGAATTGCGGCGACGAGGCGACGAACTGGGCGATCTGGCGCGTTCGTATCAGACCATGATCGGTAACAATCGTAACCTTATCCAGAGTCTGAACGTCGGAATACAGACGGTCTCGGCTTCAGTCGAGAGTCTCACGGCCTTTAGCGAAAAATCGAGCCACAGCGTTCACACCCTCGCGGAAAAAAGCTCCACCGCAACGGCGGCGGCCGATGAGTTGAGCAAGGATACCGTTGCCGTGGCAGGCAGCATGCAACAAACCTCCGCGAATCTGGACAGTGTGGCGGCGGCTACGGAAGAGATGACTTCCACCATAGCCGAGATCGCGGAAAATACAGAGCACGCCCGCACTACCACGGATCAGTTTTCGCGCCAGGTAGAAAGCTTCGCCACCCTGTTACACGATCTAGGCGCTTCGGCCCAGGACATAGGCAAGGTCACCGAAGCCATCTCCGGCATATCTTCCCAAACCAATCTTCTGGCCCTGAACGCGACCATTGAAGCCGCCCGGGCCGGTGAAGCCGGGCGTGGATTCGCCGTGGTTGCCAACGAAATCAAGGAACTGGCCAAGCAGACCGCCGAAGCCACCGACGACATCAGGATCAAGATTGGCGGTATTCAGAATGTGGCGGGAAACGCCGTTCAGGACATGGACGAAATCGTTCTGGCCATTCGCGAACTCAGTACATTCGTGTCCACCATTGCGGCCGCCATCGAACAGCAGTCCGCCGTGACCCGCGAACTGGCCGCCAACATCTCCGAGGCCACAGGCGGCGTGCAGGATACCAACGCCCTGGCGTCGGAAATGTCCCAGGCATCCGAAAGAATCGCGGCTGACATCGCCGGGGTGGATGCCGTGGCCGTCGTCATACGTTCCGGTTGCCTGGAGTTGCAGAATAACGTCGGGGATCTCTCCACGCTGGCCGGACAGTTGCAGGCTCTGATGGGGCGTTTCAAGGCTTGA